One Cyanobacteria bacterium FACHB-DQ100 DNA segment encodes these proteins:
- a CDS encoding SpoIIE family protein phosphatase — MLPVLIIEDDRLMRKLLKKLLQPEGFEVVEATTGEEGLALISAVRPALILCDWRLPGIDGLSICRTLKSRPEWADIYFILLTAHSTPESHVKALDSGADDFLAKPIQLKELSARLRAGLRVYRAFQEQRRLAQELSLQQQQLESEIAEAAEYVRSLLPAPMDERVIARSQFLPSRQLGGDCFDYHWLDSDFLAMYLLDVSGHGLGAALVSVSIQNILRAQILPGINFYQPGLVLTALNEAFALEQQTNWLTETSSDRYFTIWYGVYSYSKRLLMYSCAGHPPAVVLSGCSPNHRIDRLRTPGTPIGMFPDAKYKTHFFKVEPESTLYLFSDGIYEVRQPDGAMWTLNEFIDLLDRCHHSEDLDNPKKIIQAVRCLNQNHDFEDDCSLLQIKL; from the coding sequence ATGCTCCCAGTCCTGATTATTGAAGACGATCGATTAATGCGTAAGCTGCTGAAAAAACTGCTTCAGCCGGAAGGGTTTGAAGTGGTTGAAGCCACTACCGGAGAAGAAGGATTAGCCCTGATTTCAGCCGTTCGCCCTGCTTTGATCCTCTGTGACTGGCGCTTACCGGGAATTGATGGACTGTCTATTTGTCGCACGTTGAAGTCAAGACCAGAATGGGCAGACATCTACTTCATTTTGCTAACTGCTCATAGTACCCCTGAATCCCACGTCAAAGCGCTCGATAGTGGAGCCGATGATTTTCTCGCCAAGCCAATTCAGCTTAAAGAACTCAGTGCTAGACTTCGAGCAGGTTTAAGAGTCTATCGAGCCTTTCAGGAGCAGCGTAGACTCGCTCAAGAATTATCGCTTCAGCAACAACAACTAGAATCAGAAATTGCAGAGGCAGCCGAATATGTCCGATCGCTGCTCCCCGCTCCAATGGATGAACGAGTGATCGCACGATCACAGTTTCTTCCTTCTCGACAGTTAGGTGGCGATTGTTTCGACTATCACTGGCTAGATTCTGACTTTCTCGCCATGTACTTGCTGGATGTGTCTGGACATGGGTTAGGTGCTGCTTTAGTCTCTGTTTCGATTCAAAACATTCTCCGCGCTCAGATTCTTCCTGGAATTAATTTTTATCAGCCTGGACTGGTGCTAACTGCGCTGAATGAAGCGTTTGCATTAGAGCAACAAACAAACTGGTTGACCGAAACCTCCAGCGATCGCTACTTTACAATTTGGTATGGAGTTTACAGCTATTCCAAGCGCCTCTTGATGTATTCTTGCGCTGGACATCCTCCTGCTGTGGTGTTATCGGGTTGCTCTCCAAATCATCGGATCGATCGCCTTCGGACTCCCGGAACACCGATCGGGATGTTTCCAGACGCAAAATACAAAACTCACTTTTTCAAAGTTGAGCCAGAGAGTACACTTTATTTGTTTAGCGATGGCATCTATGAAGTCCGGCAACCAGACGGAGCAATGTGGACTTTAAATGAATTTATTGATTTACTCGATCGCTGCCACCATTCTGAAGACTTAGATAACCCCAAGAAAATCATTCAAGCCGTGAGATGCTTGAATCAAAATCACGACTTTGAGGATGATTGTTCTCTTTTGCAAATTAAGCTTTGA
- a CDS encoding STAS domain-containing protein, with translation MYHPVKVIKVCGILGHSQAKQFRQEILDLIAAGTSDVLIDFEQAAFMDSSGLGALISALKAVRAAHGRLSLCAVKQEIRMLLELADVIQFFPIFSSQSEFYQQKHTAE, from the coding sequence ATGTATCATCCTGTGAAAGTGATTAAAGTTTGTGGCATTCTAGGTCACTCTCAAGCCAAGCAGTTTAGACAAGAGATTCTTGATTTGATTGCAGCCGGAACGAGTGACGTTTTAATCGATTTTGAGCAAGCTGCATTTATGGATAGTTCTGGTTTGGGTGCGTTAATTAGTGCGTTAAAAGCCGTAAGAGCGGCGCATGGTCGGCTGTCGCTCTGTGCAGTCAAGCAGGAAATTAGAATGCTGCTAGAACTTGCAGATGTGATTCAGTTTTTCCCCATTTTCTCTAGTCAATCCGAGTTCTATCAGCAGAAGCATACAGCTGAATAA
- a CDS encoding sugar transferase has protein sequence MIQHSPTHFSTVQTEEACIMKLPPLLTVVEAVAFRALCRELIEAEPAPKKIVLDFAETMFIDSSAIGALVRCLKACQAHQIELVLHSVKPEILSVLVLADLDRHFTIEAKAVELEPPASPTIAPTHPSIQSRTKRALDIVGAIVGLGITALVFVPIAIAIKLDSPGSILFSQTRCGHLGRRFQVWKFRSMVSDAEQLKAQVENQNEGAFFKNANDPRITRVGRFLRKTSLDELPQFWNVLHGEMSLVGTRPPLPEEVEHYEIPSWQRLDVKPGITGEWQVHGRSKIRNFEEVIELDLRYQQRWSLKYDLQLLLKTIVVLLNKDSAF, from the coding sequence ATGATCCAGCATTCTCCGACCCACTTCTCAACAGTACAAACGGAAGAAGCTTGCATAATGAAATTGCCTCCTCTGTTAACTGTCGTCGAAGCGGTTGCATTCCGCGCTCTTTGTCGAGAATTAATCGAGGCAGAGCCTGCACCCAAAAAAATCGTTCTTGACTTCGCTGAAACAATGTTTATCGATAGTAGTGCGATCGGTGCATTAGTGAGGTGTCTCAAAGCTTGCCAAGCTCATCAAATTGAGCTAGTTTTGCACAGTGTAAAGCCTGAGATTCTATCAGTTTTGGTGCTTGCAGACCTTGATCGACATTTCACCATTGAGGCTAAAGCTGTCGAATTAGAACCCCCTGCTAGCCCCACGATCGCGCCAACGCATCCCTCGATTCAGTCGAGGACAAAGCGTGCGCTCGACATTGTTGGCGCGATCGTGGGGCTAGGAATTACGGCGCTAGTGTTTGTTCCGATTGCGATCGCGATTAAACTGGATAGTCCAGGTTCAATTTTGTTTTCTCAAACGCGCTGTGGTCATTTAGGTAGACGCTTTCAGGTGTGGAAGTTTCGATCGATGGTTAGCGATGCAGAACAATTAAAAGCTCAGGTCGAAAATCAAAATGAAGGGGCATTCTTTAAAAATGCAAATGATCCACGGATTACTAGAGTCGGACGATTTCTTCGTAAGACTAGCCTGGATGAACTGCCACAGTTTTGGAATGTTTTACACGGCGAAATGAGTTTAGTCGGAACTCGTCCACCCTTACCCGAAGAAGTGGAACACTATGAAATTCCGAGCTGGCAACGCCTAGATGTGAAGCCCGGAATTACCGGAGAGTGGCAAGTGCATGGTCGATCGAAGATTCGCAATTTTGAGGAAGTGATTGAACTCGATTTGCGCTATCAACAACGCTGGAGTTTGAAGTATGATCTACAGCTATTGCTCAAAACGATCGTTGTATTGTTGAACAAAGATAGCGCATTTTAA
- a CDS encoding anti-sigma regulatory factor — MSGLTEIEDVIHFDRLVVQTDLRAIAQILTWFEAFQKAPVSQAVWLQGQIALVEAFTNAVRHAHELLPRQTPITLEAGICVDRLEIRVWDQGAPFNLAQLIDRVEQDYPEPLEHEAHWGAALFKKLQDQHRWNIEYHCLNEGRNCLRLVKFC; from the coding sequence ATGAGCGGTCTTACAGAAATAGAAGATGTGATTCACTTCGATCGATTGGTCGTTCAGACAGATTTAAGAGCGATCGCCCAGATCTTAACGTGGTTTGAAGCATTTCAGAAAGCTCCTGTCTCTCAGGCAGTTTGGTTACAGGGGCAAATTGCTTTAGTCGAAGCCTTTACCAACGCAGTTCGCCACGCTCATGAACTGTTACCAAGACAGACTCCGATCACTCTAGAAGCAGGAATTTGTGTTGATCGACTGGAAATTAGAGTTTGGGATCAAGGAGCGCCGTTTAATTTAGCACAGTTAATCGATCGAGTTGAGCAAGACTATCCTGAGCCGCTAGAACATGAGGCACATTGGGGTGCAGCTTTGTTTAAGAAGCTCCAAGACCAGCATCGCTGGAACATTGAATATCACTGTCTGAACGAAGGTCGCAATTGTTTACGCTTGGTCAAGTTTTGCTAG
- a CDS encoding Uma2 family endonuclease, translating into MVTQQSNKSDVFYPETDGKPMADNTKQFRWIVVIEQNLEWLFADNADVFVAGDLLWYPVEGNNRLSTAPDAMVVFGRPKGDRGSYQQWKENNIPPQVVFEVLSPGNTQREMERKLLFYHSYGVEEYYVYDPDRIRLEGWIRSEDGMLDRIESMLGWVSPRLGIRFELGAELHLFRPDGISFFSFAEINQLLDQERQRAEQAEQQLAQERQRAEQAEQRAHQMAERLRSLGIDPEAL; encoded by the coding sequence ATGGTGACTCAGCAGTCGAACAAGAGCGATGTGTTTTACCCGGAAACTGACGGCAAACCAATGGCAGACAACACCAAACAATTTCGCTGGATTGTAGTGATTGAGCAGAATCTAGAATGGTTGTTTGCAGATAATGCTGATGTATTTGTTGCAGGCGATTTATTGTGGTATCCGGTTGAAGGCAACAATAGGCTGAGTACCGCCCCTGATGCAATGGTTGTGTTTGGTAGACCAAAGGGCGATCGCGGCTCTTATCAACAATGGAAAGAAAATAACATTCCGCCTCAAGTTGTCTTTGAAGTATTATCTCCGGGCAACACGCAACGCGAAATGGAGCGAAAGCTGCTGTTTTATCACAGCTATGGTGTTGAGGAATACTATGTCTATGATCCTGATCGCATCCGATTAGAAGGATGGATACGGTCGGAAGATGGAATGCTCGATCGGATTGAATCGATGTTGGGCTGGGTTAGCCCTCGATTGGGAATCCGGTTTGAATTAGGTGCAGAACTGCACCTGTTTCGACCTGACGGAATCTCCTTTTTCTCGTTTGCTGAAATTAATCAACTGCTTGATCAAGAGCGCCAACGAGCAGAACAGGCGGAGCAGCAATTAGCACAAGAGCGCCAACGGGCAGAGCAAGCAGAACAACGGGCGCACCAAATGGCGGAACGGCTACGATCGCTCGGCATTGATCCAGAAGCGCTTTAA
- a CDS encoding 3-isopropylmalate dehydratase small subunit translates to MVSEVKAIAGCGIPVVGNDIDTDRIIPARFLRCVTFDGLGEQVFADDRAQLKGEHPFDLPQYQAATILIVNGNFGCGSSREHAPQAIAKWGIQAIVGESFAEIFFGNCVAIGIPCVTADPSVTSQLQTLVANDPQAEVTIDLDQMQVRCGSFMAAISMPTGAHQMLTSGTWDACGQLVAQAEQVRATAAKLPYVAWSR, encoded by the coding sequence ATGGTAAGTGAAGTTAAAGCGATCGCAGGTTGCGGAATTCCCGTGGTTGGAAACGACATTGACACCGATCGCATTATTCCAGCTCGATTTTTGCGTTGCGTCACGTTCGATGGATTAGGCGAACAAGTATTTGCGGACGATCGCGCTCAGCTTAAAGGAGAGCATCCTTTTGATTTGCCACAATATCAAGCAGCCACGATTCTGATTGTGAATGGAAATTTTGGCTGTGGATCGAGTCGGGAACACGCGCCGCAAGCGATCGCAAAATGGGGCATTCAAGCGATCGTCGGTGAGAGTTTTGCAGAAATCTTTTTTGGCAACTGTGTTGCGATTGGAATTCCCTGCGTGACTGCTGATCCTAGTGTGACAAGCCAGCTTCAAACGCTAGTAGCAAATGATCCACAGGCTGAGGTGACGATCGATCTAGATCAAATGCAAGTGCGGTGTGGATCATTTATGGCTGCAATTTCGATGCCTACAGGCGCACATCAAATGCTGACTTCGGGTACATGGGATGCTTGCGGTCAATTAGTCGCACAAGCAGAACAAGTCCGCGCCACCGCAGCAAAGTTACCTTATGTTGCTTGGAGCCGCTAG
- a CDS encoding CYTH domain-containing protein: MGVEIERKFLVKGDRWRDLAPGELYRQGYIPTVESTVRIRVVNDRGFITIKGMSQGISRAEFEYEIPVSDAAQMLDTLCKAPLIEKYRHKIELNGLIWEVDEFLGENHGLIIAEVELRNADQAIDLPDWIGEDVSHDPRYYNSNLTKHPFTTW; this comes from the coding sequence ATGGGTGTTGAAATTGAGCGCAAGTTTTTAGTTAAAGGCGATCGATGGCGAGATCTCGCTCCGGGTGAACTGTACCGACAAGGCTACATTCCCACTGTCGAAAGTACGGTGAGAATTCGTGTGGTGAACGATCGGGGTTTCATCACGATTAAAGGAATGAGTCAAGGCATCTCTCGCGCTGAGTTTGAGTATGAGATTCCTGTGAGCGATGCGGCACAAATGTTAGATACTTTGTGCAAGGCTCCTCTCATCGAAAAGTACCGCCACAAAATTGAGCTAAACGGCTTGATTTGGGAAGTCGATGAATTTTTAGGAGAAAATCACGGATTAATCATTGCAGAAGTTGAACTGAGAAATGCGGATCAAGCGATCGACCTTCCAGACTGGATCGGGGAAGATGTTTCACATGATCCGCGCTACTACAATTCCAATCTCACAAAGCATCCCTTCACAACTTGGTAG
- a CDS encoding carbohydrate kinase, whose product MHPRVICLGEILFDCISNQPGLPLESVTSWTSYPGGAPANVACALTKLGTSSAFVGCVGEDEQGRSLVELLHTIGVDTTGIQTHSAPTRTVLVLRSETGDRSFVAFGEQRDTTEFADTHLQANQIPTELFQHADYLVIGTLLLAYPESRAAIERALQLSEQFFVKVVLDVNWRPVFWNDQTIAPRMIHELIKRADYLKLAEEEAEWLFETTDPGVIAHRVESLEGVLVTAGEKGCAYGLSQKEGKVPAFSIAVEDTTGAGDSFLAGFVHQLCQHQLTEVNQDADRIVRYASAAGALTTTRAGAIDAQPTGAEVDAFLQQEE is encoded by the coding sequence ATGCACCCTCGCGTGATTTGCTTAGGCGAAATTCTATTCGACTGCATTTCTAATCAACCTGGACTGCCGCTTGAATCGGTTACTTCCTGGACTTCTTACCCTGGTGGCGCTCCCGCGAATGTTGCCTGCGCGTTGACCAAATTGGGCACATCCAGCGCCTTTGTAGGCTGCGTGGGCGAGGATGAACAGGGTCGATCGCTGGTCGAATTGCTTCATACGATCGGAGTCGATACCACCGGAATTCAAACGCATTCCGCACCGACACGCACCGTTTTAGTTTTAAGATCAGAAACGGGCGATCGTAGCTTCGTTGCCTTTGGAGAGCAGCGAGACACAACTGAATTTGCAGACACTCATCTACAAGCCAATCAAATTCCAACGGAGCTATTTCAGCACGCAGATTACTTGGTGATTGGAACTTTACTACTAGCTTATCCGGAGAGCCGAGCCGCGATCGAACGCGCACTTCAACTATCTGAACAGTTCTTTGTCAAAGTTGTACTTGATGTAAACTGGCGGCCTGTGTTCTGGAATGATCAGACGATCGCACCTAGAATGATTCATGAATTAATCAAGCGAGCAGACTATCTAAAGCTTGCAGAAGAAGAAGCAGAATGGTTGTTTGAGACTACCGATCCGGGTGTGATTGCTCATCGAGTTGAAAGCTTAGAAGGAGTGCTAGTCACAGCAGGCGAGAAAGGTTGTGCTTACGGTTTGAGCCAGAAAGAAGGCAAGGTTCCAGCATTTTCGATCGCCGTTGAAGATACAACCGGAGCAGGCGATAGCTTCTTAGCTGGATTTGTTCATCAACTTTGTCAACATCAACTTACGGAAGTAAATCAAGATGCCGATCGCATTGTGCGATATGCGAGTGCAGCAGGAGCATTAACCACAACACGGGCAGGGGCGATTGATGCTCAGCCGACAGGTGCAGAAGTCGATGCATTTTTGCAGCAAGAGGAATAA
- a CDS encoding cytochrome P450: protein MSLPPGNFGLPVIGETLSFLFDPQFVEKRYRKYGVVFKSHILGKPAVFMMGAEAVEFLLSTGFENFSWRDGYPETFHKLLGRSLFAQEGEEHRRNRRLIMPAFHGAALARYFETMDKLICKYLVKWEQKQEFKWFEEFKQLTFEIASQIFLGIDSSDEAKRFSDLFATLTDGFFSFPSLPGSRFHKSVKARDQILVHLDQVIDRRRQHPTDDALSLLIQAEDESGDRLSTEEIRVQALLLLFAGHETTTAMLTWLVLELARHPEVLEKARSEQQHFDSSITLDQLSKMPYLDQVLNEVERLHPPIAGGFRGVIKPFEFAGYQIPQGWMAQYSILFTHRLPELYPNPEKFDVDRWKDTKQKPFSLIGFGGGSRICIGLAFAKLEMKLIAAHLLRSYAWDLLPNQSLKPVIIPTRRPKDGLKVRFQSISRLD from the coding sequence ATGTCTTTACCTCCCGGAAATTTTGGATTGCCCGTCATCGGTGAAACGCTGTCGTTCCTCTTTGATCCGCAGTTTGTTGAGAAACGCTACCGCAAGTATGGCGTGGTATTCAAATCGCATATTCTTGGTAAGCCTGCTGTATTTATGATGGGAGCGGAAGCGGTCGAGTTTCTGCTTTCAACGGGATTTGAAAACTTCTCTTGGCGGGATGGCTATCCGGAGACGTTTCATAAATTGCTGGGTCGATCGCTGTTTGCCCAAGAGGGTGAAGAACATCGGAGAAATCGTCGGTTGATCATGCCTGCGTTTCATGGTGCAGCCCTAGCGCGGTATTTTGAAACAATGGATAAACTGATCTGTAAATACTTAGTCAAATGGGAGCAAAAACAAGAATTCAAATGGTTTGAGGAATTCAAGCAGTTAACGTTTGAGATTGCAAGTCAAATCTTCTTAGGCATTGATTCGAGCGATGAAGCAAAACGCTTTAGTGATCTGTTTGCCACACTCACTGATGGCTTTTTCTCCTTTCCAAGCTTGCCAGGAAGCCGATTCCACAAATCAGTGAAAGCGCGTGATCAAATTTTGGTGCATTTGGATCAGGTGATCGATCGCCGCCGCCAGCACCCAACCGATGATGCTTTAAGCTTGCTGATCCAGGCAGAAGATGAGAGTGGCGATCGTCTCAGCACCGAAGAAATCCGGGTTCAGGCTTTGCTGCTTTTATTTGCTGGACATGAAACCACAACCGCAATGTTAACTTGGTTAGTTCTAGAACTTGCGCGACATCCTGAAGTGTTAGAAAAAGCACGATCGGAGCAACAACACTTCGATTCTTCGATCACTTTAGACCAACTCAGCAAAATGCCTTACCTAGATCAAGTCCTGAATGAAGTAGAGCGATTACATCCTCCGATCGCGGGTGGCTTTCGTGGTGTAATCAAACCATTTGAATTTGCAGGTTATCAAATTCCTCAAGGCTGGATGGCGCAGTATTCGATTTTGTTCACGCATCGATTACCGGAACTGTATCCGAATCCAGAGAAGTTTGATGTCGATCGCTGGAAAGATACGAAGCAAAAGCCTTTTAGTTTAATCGGTTTCGGTGGCGGTTCTCGCATCTGCATCGGCCTTGCCTTTGCCAAACTCGAAATGAAGTTGATCGCGGCTCATCTCTTGCGAAGCTACGCTTGGGATCTCTTACCCAATCAAAGCCTTAAGCCTGTGATTATTCCAACTCGCCGCCCCAAAGACGGCTTGAAGGTCAGGTTTCAATCGATTTCGCGGCTTGACTGA
- a CDS encoding cation diffusion facilitator family transporter, whose translation MAEVNQKRISRRILLVTLWLTLLMLVVKVGAAWATRSLSIVAESLHTVIAGFSTVLGLIALSTPNRQSGREVWGHGRLEAGLALLLVALLGFAGLSLFGVAIDQLAADSALRTLPPVQMRLSVIGLLAVVFLASVGLALFERKVSRSFDSSILKLNARHILQDAWLTILLLVGLLGIWRGYVWLDPVLTISMVITAGVSCWRVLNWQLPLMMRQVAIAPEAIGQIVRQVQGVTHCYGVRSRGIVGRQVFVEMRVMVHPEFLGARDWIAEQIEGGIRDRYGAVQVMIFVEEARDELQHPFEQVRSDQSSREID comes from the coding sequence ATGGCTGAAGTCAATCAGAAAAGAATTAGTCGCCGGATTTTGCTGGTGACGCTTTGGCTAACGCTGCTGATGCTGGTGGTGAAAGTGGGAGCGGCGTGGGCGACACGATCGCTGTCGATCGTTGCAGAGTCGCTTCACACCGTAATTGCTGGATTCAGTACGGTTTTGGGTCTGATTGCGCTTTCGACTCCAAACCGGCAATCGGGGCGCGAGGTTTGGGGGCATGGGCGCTTAGAGGCAGGATTAGCGTTATTGCTGGTCGCATTGTTGGGGTTTGCAGGCTTAAGCTTGTTTGGGGTAGCGATCGACCAACTCGCGGCGGATTCAGCGTTAAGAACATTGCCTCCAGTGCAGATGCGATTGTCAGTGATTGGATTGTTGGCGGTTGTATTTTTAGCCAGTGTGGGGCTTGCGTTGTTTGAGCGTAAGGTTTCGCGATCGTTTGATAGTTCGATTTTGAAGTTGAATGCCCGTCACATTCTGCAAGATGCTTGGTTAACTATTCTTCTATTAGTGGGACTGTTGGGAATTTGGCGCGGGTATGTGTGGCTTGATCCAGTGTTGACGATCTCAATGGTAATTACAGCCGGAGTAAGCTGCTGGCGGGTGCTGAATTGGCAATTACCCTTAATGATGCGCCAAGTCGCGATTGCGCCTGAAGCGATTGGGCAGATTGTGCGCCAGGTGCAAGGTGTGACGCACTGTTATGGGGTGCGATCGCGGGGAATTGTGGGGCGGCAGGTGTTTGTTGAGATGCGGGTGATGGTGCATCCAGAGTTTTTGGGTGCAAGGGATTGGATTGCGGAACAGATTGAAGGGGGGATTCGTGATCGTTATGGTGCAGTTCAGGTGATGATTTTTGTCGAGGAAGCGCGGGACGAATTACAGCATCCGTTTGAGCAGGTGCGATCAGATCAGTCAAGCCGCGAAATCGATTGA
- a CDS encoding HAD family phosphatase, translated as MQHSEIRLLVLDIDGTIAGKSNHIREPVLETIAAAQKRGVQVAIATGRMYRSALRFHQAVGSTLPLIAYQGAWIQDPMTQQILRRWSVPRAQLSELLDYFEQPKLRELLSIHFYINDDLYVRAMTPETIAYVERSGITPIVVGDLRSTLQMETTKVLALSDDIALIDSLLGSLQKQYTPAELYLTKSVATFFEATNPAANKGAAVKYLAEELLNLKPENVMAIGDNFNDLEMIQYAGIGIAMGNAPEAVQQIAQWVAPPVEVDGVAIALEKFLL; from the coding sequence ATGCAGCACTCTGAAATTCGATTACTGGTTTTAGACATCGACGGGACGATCGCAGGCAAATCTAATCATATCCGTGAACCTGTCTTAGAGACGATCGCTGCCGCACAGAAACGCGGCGTACAAGTGGCGATCGCTACGGGACGGATGTATCGTTCTGCACTCCGATTTCACCAAGCAGTAGGCTCAACCTTACCCCTGATCGCTTACCAAGGCGCATGGATACAAGATCCCATGACTCAGCAGATTTTACGCCGCTGGTCAGTACCGAGAGCGCAACTGTCAGAACTCCTCGACTATTTTGAGCAGCCCAAATTGCGTGAACTTTTGTCGATTCACTTTTATATCAATGATGATTTGTACGTCCGCGCGATGACTCCTGAAACGATCGCTTACGTCGAACGCAGTGGAATCACACCGATCGTCGTGGGCGACTTGCGATCGACGCTCCAGATGGAAACGACAAAAGTGCTGGCGCTGAGTGACGATATTGCGCTAATCGACTCGCTGCTTGGCTCTTTGCAGAAACAGTACACGCCCGCTGAACTCTATCTTACGAAGTCAGTCGCGACCTTTTTCGAGGCAACCAATCCAGCGGCAAATAAAGGCGCAGCAGTGAAATACCTGGCTGAAGAGTTGCTGAATCTCAAACCTGAGAACGTCATGGCGATCGGCGATAACTTCAACGACCTCGAAATGATTCAGTATGCGGGAATCGGGATCGCGATGGGGAATGCACCAGAAGCAGTGCAGCAGATCGCTCAATGGGTTGCGCCGCCTGTAGAAGTAGATGGGGTTGCGATCGCACTCGAAAAATTCTTGCTTTAA
- a CDS encoding Crp/Fnr family transcriptional regulator, with protein sequence MYSVTPQNSDAARPFLTWQRIIDWAQEHYRVRNFSKDERVPTRPGLLYLVQKGAVRLVGTAQVNATSGNAARLARISPEEAFLGFVGTGQPFEIVAQSPFTLQAYAHVDQTSVVWMYWHDLDNWPHFRREVLDAFRYQHQRKLLWLSTLGQRRTIDRLLGFLTLLIEEYGEPTDEGYCLPFPLTHAQIGSAIGSTRVTVTRLMGKLRQKGMIRTQGDNLLCLPTDSVMARSEGKLNEN encoded by the coding sequence ATGTACTCAGTCACTCCCCAAAATTCTGACGCGGCTCGTCCGTTCCTCACTTGGCAACGAATCATTGATTGGGCGCAGGAACATTATCGCGTTCGCAACTTTAGCAAAGATGAACGGGTTCCAACTCGTCCGGGCTTGCTTTACTTGGTACAAAAGGGCGCGGTTCGCTTGGTTGGTACGGCTCAGGTGAATGCAACGAGTGGGAATGCGGCTCGCTTGGCTCGAATTAGCCCAGAGGAAGCTTTTTTAGGATTTGTGGGAACGGGTCAACCGTTTGAAATCGTAGCGCAGTCGCCCTTTACGCTCCAGGCTTATGCTCATGTAGATCAAACCTCTGTCGTCTGGATGTACTGGCATGACTTGGACAATTGGCCTCACTTCCGCCGCGAAGTCCTGGATGCGTTCCGCTATCAGCATCAGCGCAAATTGCTGTGGCTCAGTACGCTAGGACAACGCCGGACGATCGACCGACTGCTCGGCTTTTTGACCCTGTTAATCGAGGAATACGGTGAACCCACGGATGAGGGATACTGCTTACCTTTTCCTCTGACTCATGCTCAAATTGGTAGCGCGATCGGCTCGACTCGTGTGACGGTGACGCGCTTAATGGGTAAGCTGCGGCAAAAGGGAATGATTCGGACTCAGGGCGATAATCTCCTTTGTCTACCGACGGATTCGGTGATGGCTCGTTCTGAAGGAAAGCTAAACGAAAATTAG
- a CDS encoding NAD(P)-dependent oxidoreductase has protein sequence MIFVTGASGGVGAAVVKYLRDLKVFNTLS, from the coding sequence ATGATTTTTGTCACGGGTGCTTCTGGAGGTGTGGGAGCCGCAGTCGTAAAATATTTGCGCGATCTCAAGGTGTTTAACACATTGTCTTGA